Proteins from a single region of Microbacterium sp. zg-Y818:
- a CDS encoding bifunctional proline dehydrogenase/L-glutamate gamma-semialdehyde dehydrogenase: MSQTYEDGQRSDTHPLAENAVELARRWVREAAAVDVDPAAARLAGVLKDPQGLPFTIGFVDGVMRPESLSAAASQLGRIAPLVPGFLPWYLRGAVRVGGAVAPVLPTPVVPIARRVLREMVGHLVADARPDKLGKAIARIRESGARLNLNLLGEAVLGEGEAARRRDGIHDLIRRADVDYVSVKVSAITPRITMWAFEETVKSVIERLLPLYLSAAEDGTFINLDMEEYRDLDLTIAVFTRLLEDPRLQGLEAGIVLQAYLPDALPALQELSAWARERVAGGGARIKVRLVKGANLAMERVDATMHDWPLATYDSKLDTDANYLRCLDWALHPERTAAVRLGVAGHNLFDIAYAWLLAGERGVQADVDVEMLLGMAQGQVHAVAREVGPVLLYVPVVRPDEFDVAISYLVRRLEENASSENFLSAAFDLASDEALFERERDRFLDSLQRSADPSLPLGPKRTQDRSVAPGAGPRSILRDAPLPGDGDDGLTQAVLGIARSATTDPDDTVPVEPTADAVLFGGGEFVETAVFAPRETRRALGAPGFRNAPDSDAAVPANRAWAGRVLERIEVSAAGDTTIDEAQVADAGALERVMATVAESAGTWGALPAADRATVLIAAGRALEARRAELIEVAASETGKVFAEADVEVSEAVDFANYYAATARELDRVSGAVFEPARITVVAPPWNFPLAIPAGGVLAALAAGSGVVFKPAPQARRCAAVVAEALWEAGVPRDVLVLADVEEEGLGERLISHPAVDRVILTGSWDTAALFRSWRPDLPMLAETSGKNAMIVTPSADLDLAVADLVRSAFGHAGQKCSAASLAILVGPVGRSKRFARQLRDATRSMRVGPPTDPRAEVGPLVEAPRGKLAWALSTLEEGERWLVQPRPVDDVAPEYAGRLWTPGIRVGVQPGSRTHLEEFFGPMLGIMHASSLAHAIELQNAVDYGLTAGLFTQAPADLALWLDRVQAGNLYVNRGITGAIVQRQPFGGWKRSSVGAGAKAGGPNYLVGLGSWRPSASGSQSSTLHLRGLDSRITAIIEAAQPSLDYEGFDWLRRGALSDAIAWDREFGHVRDVSQLGVERNLFRYRPVDDGVAVRATGDAAWQSVLRVVVAGIRAGSPFTLSTPAGLPADVRRALGDLRVPVYVETDEQWMQRIAGAGSAATAESPTPEAAVRPPRVRLVGPRASVASLRRALAEAIAGDPDLAVYDNEVTSAGRLELLPFLREQSITITAHRFGNPDPWSESVI; this comes from the coding sequence ATGTCGCAGACCTACGAGGACGGGCAGCGCTCGGACACCCATCCCCTGGCCGAGAACGCGGTAGAGCTGGCCCGACGCTGGGTGCGCGAAGCCGCCGCCGTCGACGTCGACCCTGCCGCCGCCCGCCTCGCCGGCGTGCTGAAGGACCCGCAGGGGCTGCCGTTCACGATCGGCTTCGTCGACGGCGTGATGCGGCCGGAGAGCCTGTCGGCCGCGGCATCCCAGCTCGGTCGTATCGCGCCCCTCGTGCCCGGGTTCCTGCCGTGGTACCTGCGCGGAGCGGTGCGCGTGGGCGGCGCGGTCGCGCCGGTGCTGCCGACGCCCGTCGTGCCGATCGCCCGCCGGGTGCTGCGGGAGATGGTGGGGCACCTCGTCGCCGACGCCCGACCCGACAAGCTCGGCAAGGCGATCGCCCGCATCCGTGAGAGCGGCGCGCGGCTGAACCTCAACCTGCTCGGCGAAGCCGTGCTCGGCGAGGGTGAGGCGGCACGCCGACGGGACGGCATCCATGACCTCATCCGCCGCGCCGACGTCGACTACGTCTCGGTGAAGGTGTCGGCGATCACCCCGCGCATCACGATGTGGGCCTTCGAAGAGACTGTCAAATCCGTGATCGAGCGCCTGCTGCCCCTCTACCTGTCAGCGGCCGAGGACGGCACCTTCATCAACCTCGACATGGAGGAGTACCGCGACCTCGACCTCACCATCGCGGTGTTCACCCGCCTGCTCGAGGACCCCCGGCTGCAGGGGCTCGAGGCCGGAATCGTGCTGCAGGCCTACCTCCCCGACGCGCTGCCGGCTCTGCAGGAGCTCTCGGCGTGGGCGCGTGAGCGGGTGGCCGGGGGCGGCGCGCGCATCAAGGTGCGGCTGGTCAAGGGCGCGAACCTCGCGATGGAGCGGGTGGATGCCACGATGCACGACTGGCCGCTGGCCACCTACGACAGCAAGCTCGACACCGACGCCAACTACCTGCGCTGCCTCGACTGGGCGCTGCACCCCGAGCGCACCGCCGCGGTGCGCCTCGGCGTCGCCGGGCACAACCTCTTCGACATCGCGTACGCGTGGCTCCTCGCGGGCGAGCGCGGCGTGCAGGCCGACGTCGACGTGGAGATGCTGCTCGGCATGGCCCAGGGCCAAGTGCACGCCGTCGCCCGCGAGGTCGGCCCGGTGCTGCTGTACGTGCCGGTGGTCCGTCCCGACGAGTTCGACGTCGCCATCAGCTACCTGGTGCGACGCCTCGAGGAGAACGCCTCGAGTGAGAACTTCCTCTCCGCCGCCTTCGACCTGGCTTCCGATGAGGCGCTGTTCGAGCGCGAGCGAGACCGCTTCCTCGACTCGCTCCAACGCAGCGCCGATCCGTCCCTGCCGCTCGGACCGAAACGGACGCAGGACCGCAGTGTGGCGCCCGGCGCGGGCCCGCGCAGCATCCTCCGCGACGCGCCGTTGCCTGGTGACGGCGACGACGGTCTGACCCAGGCGGTGCTTGGCATCGCGCGCTCTGCGACCACCGACCCCGATGACACGGTGCCCGTGGAGCCCACCGCCGACGCCGTGCTGTTCGGCGGTGGGGAGTTCGTCGAGACGGCGGTCTTCGCGCCGCGCGAGACCCGCAGGGCGTTGGGTGCACCCGGGTTCCGAAACGCCCCCGACTCCGACGCCGCCGTCCCCGCCAACCGCGCGTGGGCCGGGCGTGTGCTCGAGCGCATCGAGGTGAGCGCCGCCGGCGACACCACGATCGACGAGGCCCAGGTGGCCGACGCCGGCGCGCTGGAGCGCGTGATGGCCACGGTCGCCGAGAGCGCCGGCACGTGGGGGGCACTCCCCGCCGCCGACCGCGCCACCGTGCTCATCGCCGCCGGGCGCGCCCTCGAAGCGCGCCGAGCCGAGCTCATCGAGGTCGCCGCGTCCGAAACGGGCAAGGTGTTCGCCGAAGCAGACGTCGAGGTGAGCGAGGCGGTGGACTTCGCGAACTACTACGCCGCCACCGCGCGCGAACTCGACCGCGTCAGCGGAGCGGTCTTCGAGCCCGCCCGCATCACGGTCGTCGCTCCCCCCTGGAACTTTCCGCTCGCGATCCCGGCCGGGGGAGTGCTCGCCGCCCTTGCCGCAGGATCGGGAGTGGTCTTCAAACCCGCCCCGCAGGCGCGCCGCTGCGCCGCCGTGGTCGCCGAGGCGCTGTGGGAGGCCGGCGTCCCCCGCGACGTCCTGGTCCTCGCTGACGTCGAGGAGGAAGGTCTGGGAGAGCGGCTCATCTCGCATCCCGCAGTGGACCGCGTCATCCTCACCGGCTCGTGGGACACCGCAGCGCTCTTCCGCTCGTGGCGGCCCGACCTGCCGATGCTCGCAGAGACGAGCGGCAAGAACGCCATGATCGTCACGCCCAGCGCCGACCTCGACCTCGCCGTGGCGGATCTGGTGCGCAGCGCCTTCGGCCACGCCGGCCAGAAGTGCTCGGCCGCGTCGCTCGCGATCCTCGTGGGTCCGGTGGGGCGCTCGAAGCGCTTCGCCCGTCAGCTGAGGGATGCCACCCGCTCGATGCGGGTAGGTCCCCCCACCGACCCGCGGGCAGAGGTCGGACCGCTCGTCGAGGCGCCCCGGGGCAAGCTCGCCTGGGCACTGAGCACCCTCGAGGAGGGGGAGCGCTGGCTCGTGCAGCCGCGCCCCGTCGACGACGTCGCCCCGGAGTACGCGGGCCGGTTGTGGACGCCCGGCATCCGCGTCGGCGTGCAGCCCGGGTCCCGGACGCACCTCGAGGAGTTCTTCGGCCCGATGCTCGGCATCATGCACGCGTCCTCGCTCGCCCACGCGATCGAGCTGCAGAACGCGGTGGACTACGGCCTGACGGCCGGCCTCTTCACCCAGGCGCCCGCAGACCTCGCCCTCTGGCTCGACCGCGTGCAGGCGGGGAACCTCTACGTCAATCGCGGCATCACCGGCGCGATCGTGCAGCGCCAGCCCTTCGGCGGCTGGAAGCGTTCATCGGTGGGTGCCGGTGCGAAGGCGGGCGGCCCGAACTACCTCGTGGGGCTGGGATCGTGGCGGCCCTCGGCCAGCGGTTCGCAGTCGTCGACCCTGCACCTGCGGGGCCTGGATTCCCGCATCACCGCGATCATCGAAGCGGCCCAGCCGAGCCTCGACTACGAGGGCTTCGACTGGCTGCGTCGCGGGGCGCTGTCGGACGCCATCGCCTGGGACCGCGAATTCGGGCACGTCCGCGACGTCTCGCAGCTCGGCGTGGAGCGCAACCTCTTCCGCTATCGGCCGGTCGACGACGGGGTGGCCGTGCGCGCCACGGGCGACGCGGCATGGCAGTCTGTGCTGCGGGTCGTCGTCGCCGGCATCCGGGCGGGGTCGCCGTTCACTTTGAGCACCCCGGCGGGCTTGCCGGCCGACGTGCGCCGCGCGCTGGGCGACCTTCGCGTGCCGGTGTACGTCGAGACCGACGAGCAGTGGATGCAGCGGATCGCCGGCGCGGGATCAGCGGCAACGGCGGAGTCGCCCACCCCCGAGGCCGCTGTGCGCCCCCCGCGCGTGCGCCTGGTCGGCCCGCGCGCATCGGTGGCGAGCCTTCGTCGAGCACTCGCCGAGGCCATCGCGGGAGACCCGGATCTCGCCGTGTACGACAACGAGGTGACCTCCGCCGGACGGCTCGAGCTGCTGCCTTTCCTGCGGGAGCAGTCGATCACGATCACGGCGCACCGGTTCGGCAACCCCGACCCCTGGAGCGAGTCGGTCATCTGA
- a CDS encoding NAD(P)-dependent alcohol dehydrogenase: MNTAAAVPPTMTAWTQHRYGGADAVAPEEVPVPSPGPDEVLVRIHATALNSADARVMRGDPLILRLAFGLRRPRTAVQGRDIAGTVVGAGPAVTTLQVGDAVLGETTGGGLAPYVAVPAARLVRRPEGLDDLVAATLPMAGGTAWQALALAGIEGDAAGGTRVLVVGAGGGVGHFTVQLAALRGAEVTALAGPRALPVLAALGASTGLEHRRTDLSQLAAASFDAVVVIAGDHPLRQLRRLVRPRGTVVLVSGGSRPVIGPLGVILRAMVLSVFGSRRLRPLAATAKPEVTAELARLAAAGDLKPHIERVWAQAEAGAALAHIDAAHTVGKVVVRGV; encoded by the coding sequence ATGAACACCGCTGCCGCAGTCCCGCCCACCATGACAGCCTGGACGCAGCACCGCTACGGCGGCGCCGATGCCGTCGCGCCCGAAGAGGTGCCGGTGCCCTCTCCGGGGCCGGACGAAGTGCTGGTGCGCATACACGCGACTGCACTGAACTCCGCCGATGCCCGGGTGATGCGGGGCGACCCGCTGATCCTGCGCCTGGCCTTCGGGCTGCGCCGCCCCCGCACCGCGGTGCAGGGCCGCGACATCGCCGGCACTGTCGTCGGCGCGGGCCCCGCTGTCACGACGCTGCAGGTGGGCGACGCGGTGCTCGGCGAGACCACCGGCGGCGGGCTGGCGCCCTACGTGGCGGTGCCCGCTGCGCGGCTCGTCCGGCGCCCGGAGGGCCTCGACGACCTCGTCGCCGCCACGCTTCCGATGGCCGGAGGCACGGCGTGGCAGGCGCTCGCCCTCGCCGGGATCGAGGGCGACGCGGCCGGCGGGACACGCGTGCTGGTCGTGGGCGCAGGGGGCGGGGTGGGGCACTTCACCGTGCAGCTGGCGGCGCTGCGCGGCGCCGAGGTCACCGCGCTGGCGGGGCCCCGTGCCCTTCCCGTGCTCGCGGCACTCGGCGCGAGCACCGGGCTCGAGCACCGGCGCACCGATCTGTCGCAGCTCGCTGCGGCATCCTTCGACGCCGTCGTGGTCATCGCCGGCGACCATCCGCTCCGGCAGCTGCGTCGCCTCGTGCGGCCCAGGGGCACCGTCGTGCTCGTCAGCGGCGGCAGCCGCCCCGTGATCGGGCCTCTCGGCGTGATCCTTCGCGCCATGGTGCTGTCGGTGTTCGGATCGCGGCGCCTGCGGCCGCTCGCGGCGACGGCGAAGCCAGAGGTCACCGCCGAGCTCGCACGCCTCGCCGCGGCGGGGGACCTGAAGCCGCACATCGAGCGCGTGTGGGCGCAGGCAGAGGCCGGTGCGGCGCTGGCGCACATCGACGCGGCCCACACGGTGGGCAAGGTGGTCGTGCGCGGCGTGTGA
- a CDS encoding HNH endonuclease signature motif containing protein, whose protein sequence is MTTFLSRLETLREHAAAVVAEGVRDGELGSASHAEIAELLAAAGGIGRWVDAALIEIVGEAQARSEGPRDDRLTTHLGCHDVSELVQRAALVGPQTATRLRRAASAVRPRESLLTGETLDPLLPALRAAVVEGIVGLDGALAIAEPLQAMGSRVGREAVLTADAVLAAEARGEGPDGGPPACPDLLRVQAQVWSVALDQDGAEPRERATMHRRSLRLGSPTAFGVPVRGMLMPEVAAQLERIFDSLLSPRGRVAFDGHATASGDEGAWSDDSIPPLDERTRPQRQHDALATALTVAASSGALPTVGGAAPTLVVTVRAEDLAADRGYAHVDGCGEPVSLAVARHAGCSGVIQRVTLTRKGRVVAIGTEERVFNRHQRRALAARDGGCLIPGCGVPAAWCEIHHVEAHARGGRTHTDNGVLLCWFHHRFLDRHGWLIRMVDGVPQVRAPGWNDASGRWRRVTRSATRLKDAVLRR, encoded by the coding sequence ATGACCACCTTCCTCAGCCGCCTCGAGACGCTGCGCGAGCACGCCGCCGCGGTGGTGGCCGAGGGGGTCCGCGACGGCGAGCTGGGATCCGCGAGCCACGCCGAGATCGCGGAGCTTCTCGCTGCGGCCGGCGGCATCGGGCGGTGGGTGGATGCCGCCTTGATCGAGATCGTGGGAGAGGCGCAGGCCCGCAGCGAGGGCCCCCGCGACGACCGCCTGACGACGCATCTCGGCTGTCATGACGTCTCCGAACTGGTGCAGCGTGCGGCGCTCGTCGGCCCGCAGACGGCGACCCGCCTGCGCAGAGCAGCGTCGGCGGTGCGGCCGCGGGAGTCGCTGCTGACCGGAGAGACGCTTGACCCCCTGCTGCCGGCGCTGCGCGCGGCGGTGGTCGAGGGCATCGTCGGCCTCGACGGTGCGCTGGCGATCGCCGAGCCGCTGCAAGCGATGGGCTCCCGCGTGGGGCGCGAGGCCGTGCTCACGGCCGACGCCGTGCTCGCCGCAGAGGCGCGGGGTGAGGGACCCGACGGTGGGCCACCGGCCTGCCCCGACCTGCTGCGCGTGCAGGCGCAGGTGTGGTCGGTCGCCCTCGACCAAGACGGCGCGGAGCCGCGCGAGCGCGCCACGATGCACCGCCGGTCGCTTCGGCTCGGTTCGCCCACCGCGTTCGGGGTGCCCGTTCGCGGCATGCTCATGCCCGAGGTCGCCGCGCAGCTGGAGCGCATCTTCGATTCCCTGCTCTCTCCGCGCGGCCGCGTCGCCTTCGACGGGCACGCGACAGCCTCGGGCGACGAGGGTGCGTGGAGTGACGACAGCATTCCGCCGCTCGACGAGCGCACGCGGCCGCAGCGGCAGCATGACGCGCTCGCGACGGCGCTGACCGTAGCGGCCTCGAGCGGCGCCCTGCCCACGGTGGGAGGGGCGGCGCCGACCCTGGTCGTGACGGTGCGCGCGGAGGACCTCGCCGCCGACCGCGGGTACGCGCACGTGGACGGGTGCGGGGAACCGGTGTCGCTCGCGGTCGCAAGGCACGCGGGGTGCAGCGGGGTCATCCAGCGCGTGACCCTCACCCGCAAGGGCAGGGTCGTCGCGATCGGCACGGAGGAACGCGTGTTCAACCGCCATCAGCGCCGCGCGCTCGCCGCCCGGGACGGCGGCTGCCTGATTCCCGGCTGCGGCGTGCCTGCTGCCTGGTGCGAGATCCACCACGTCGAGGCGCATGCCCGGGGCGGGCGTACCCATACCGACAACGGCGTGCTGCTGTGCTGGTTCCACCATCGGTTCCTCGACCGGCACGGCTGGCTGATCCGCATGGTCGACGGCGTGCCCCAGGTGCGGGCGCCCGGCTGGAACGACGCCTCGGGGCGGTGGCGACGAGTCACCCGCTCCGCCACGCGCCTGAAGGACGCGGTCCTGCGGAGGTGA
- the ddaH gene encoding dimethylargininase, which translates to MSTHPPLPQSRELADTQVVEVTERRAQHRRYLMCRPEHFTVSYRINPWMEPGRPTDTAKALRQWQDLHDTYVRLGHEVELIDPGPGLPDMVYTANGGFVIDGRALGVKFRVPERRGEERPFMDWFAAHGFDVIEPVEVQEGEGDFLLVGDTILAGTGFRSVGDSHREVADVFAREVISLRLIDPRFYHLDTAIAVLDPVEGPGGVDRANIAYLPTAFDDRSRAVLAERFPDAIAVSDSDGAVFGLNTASDGRNVIVSPRAVGFIDQLRDRGYIPVPVDLSELLLGGGGIKCCTLELRG; encoded by the coding sequence ATGTCCACGCACCCGCCCCTCCCGCAGTCCCGGGAGCTCGCCGACACTCAGGTCGTCGAGGTCACCGAGCGCCGCGCGCAGCACCGCCGCTACCTGATGTGCCGCCCCGAGCACTTCACGGTGAGCTACCGCATCAACCCCTGGATGGAACCGGGTCGGCCGACCGACACCGCCAAGGCGCTGCGCCAGTGGCAGGACCTGCACGACACCTACGTGCGCCTCGGGCACGAGGTGGAGCTGATCGATCCGGGCCCCGGCCTTCCCGACATGGTCTACACCGCCAACGGCGGATTCGTCATCGACGGCCGAGCGCTGGGCGTGAAGTTCCGCGTCCCCGAGCGCCGTGGCGAAGAGCGCCCGTTCATGGACTGGTTCGCCGCGCACGGGTTCGACGTGATCGAGCCCGTCGAAGTGCAGGAGGGCGAAGGGGACTTCCTTCTCGTGGGCGACACGATCCTCGCCGGGACCGGCTTCCGCTCGGTCGGGGACAGCCACCGTGAAGTGGCCGACGTCTTCGCGCGGGAGGTCATCAGCCTGCGGCTCATCGACCCGCGGTTCTACCACCTCGACACCGCGATCGCCGTGCTCGACCCGGTCGAGGGGCCCGGCGGGGTGGACCGCGCCAACATCGCCTACCTGCCGACCGCGTTCGACGACCGCTCCCGGGCCGTGCTCGCCGAGCGCTTCCCTGATGCGATCGCCGTCTCCGACAGCGACGGCGCGGTGTTCGGACTCAACACCGCCAGTGACGGGCGAAACGTGATCGTCTCCCCGCGCGCGGTCGGCTTCATCGACCAGCTGCGCGACCGCGGCTACATCCCCGTCCCCGTCGACCTGTCCGAGCTGCTGCTCGGCGGCGGCGGGATCAAGTGCTGCACCCTCGAGCTGAGAGGCTGA
- a CDS encoding helix-turn-helix transcriptional regulator, producing the protein MVKPTKVTNDIRTLREATGLTQAELARRIGVTRQTLIAIEQGKYSPTLELAFQIARVFERSLDDVFQYPEGGAS; encoded by the coding sequence ATGGTCAAGCCCACCAAGGTCACGAACGACATCCGCACGCTGCGTGAGGCGACGGGCCTGACCCAGGCCGAGCTCGCCCGCCGCATCGGGGTGACGCGCCAGACGCTCATCGCCATCGAGCAGGGCAAGTACTCGCCCACGCTCGAACTCGCCTTTCAGATCGCGCGCGTCTTCGAGCGGAGCCTCGACGATGTGTTCCAGTACCCCGAAGGGGGAGCATCATGA
- a CDS encoding acyl-CoA thioesterase yields the protein MNVWWRTVLTILRAKVMLRRKGPIEPTSVGRVRLRTLPTDIDLLGHMNNGRYASLFDLGRFDLLIRTGVWDLVNKQGWYAVVASETISFRKSLGLWQRFTIESRLHGHDDKAVYMVHRAVVDGEIYAEMLVRARFLKRGGGLVPMEELFEALHRPDNLAPLEPWVTEWAAASALPSRKSPAPSVWS from the coding sequence GTGAACGTATGGTGGCGGACTGTCCTGACGATCCTGCGCGCGAAGGTGATGCTGCGGCGTAAAGGACCGATCGAGCCGACCTCGGTCGGCAGAGTGCGGCTGCGCACCCTGCCCACCGACATCGATCTGCTCGGCCACATGAACAACGGTCGCTACGCGTCGCTGTTCGACCTCGGGCGGTTCGATCTGCTCATCCGCACCGGTGTGTGGGATCTGGTGAACAAACAGGGCTGGTACGCCGTGGTCGCGAGCGAGACCATCTCCTTCCGCAAGTCGCTCGGGCTGTGGCAGCGCTTCACGATCGAGTCGCGTCTGCACGGCCACGACGACAAGGCGGTCTACATGGTGCACCGCGCGGTCGTCGACGGCGAGATCTACGCCGAGATGCTGGTGCGCGCCCGCTTCCTCAAGCGCGGCGGCGGGCTCGTCCCGATGGAGGAGCTGTTCGAGGCGCTGCACCGCCCCGACAACCTCGCCCCGTTGGAGCCGTGGGTCACAGAGTGGGCCGCGGCATCCGCGCTGCCCTCGAGGAAGAGCCCGGCGCCGAGCGTCTGGAGCTGA